The following coding sequences lie in one Oryza brachyantha chromosome 10, ObraRS2, whole genome shotgun sequence genomic window:
- the LOC102716815 gene encoding pentatricopeptide repeat-containing protein At5g64320, mitochondrial-like, producing the protein MVHKDRVPPTTFTFGVAARALCRLGRADEALALLRGMARHGCVPDAVLYQTVIHALCDQGGVDEAATLLNEMLLMGCAADVNTFDDVVRGLCGLGRVREAARLVDRMMTKGCMPGMMTYGFLLKGLCRAKQVDEARAMLGRVPELNNVLFNTVIGGCLAEGKLAEATELYETMGLKGCQPDAHTYSILIHGLCKLGRLGSAVRLLREMEKKGFAPNVVTYTILLHSFCKNGMWDDTRAMLEEMSAKGLTINSHGYNGMIYALCKDGRMDEAMRIIPEMRSQGCKPDICTYNTIIYHLCNNEQMEEAEHLFDNLLEEGVVANAITYNTLIHALLHDGRWQDAVRLANEMILHGCSLDVASYNGLIKAMCKDGNVDRSLVLLEEMAEKGIKPNNVSYNILISELCKARRVRDALQISKEMLNQGLTPDIVTYNMLINGLCKMGWMHAALNLLEKLHNENVHPDIITYNILISWHCKARLLDDAAMLLNRAVGGGIAPNERTWSIMVQNFARKSLSILADQVEVY; encoded by the coding sequence ATGGTCCACAAGGACCGCGTCCCGCCCACCACCTTCACGTTCGGCGTCGCCGCGCGGGCGCTCtgccgcctcggccgcgccGACGAGGCGCTCGCGCTGCTCCGCGGGATGGCGCGACACGGGTGCGTTCCCGACGCCGTGCTCTACCAGACGGTGATCCACGCGCTCTGCGATCAGGGAGGGGTCGACGAGGCTGCCACGCTCCTCAACGAGATGCTTCTCATGGGGTGTGCCGCAGACGTCAACACGTTCGACGATGTCGTGCGTGGGCTGTGCGGGCTCGGGCGAGTACGTGAGGCGGCGAGGTTGGTTGACAGGATGATGACGAAGGGTTGCATGCCCGGCATGATGACGTATGGTTTCCTCCTGAAGGGACTGTGCCGGGCGAAGCAGGTGGATGAGGCACGAGCAATGCTCGGGAGGGTGCCGGAGCTGAATAACGTGTTGTTTAACACGGTGATTGGTGGCTGTCTTGCAGAGGGGAAGCTAGCAGAGGCTACGGAGCTGTATGAGACAATGGGTTTGAAGGGCTGCCAACCAGATGCACACACCTACAGTATATTGATACATGGTCTTTGCAAGCTTGGAAGGCTTGGTTCAGCTGTGCGATTGCTCAGAGAAATGGAGAAGAAGGGCTTTGCTCCGAATGTAGTCACCTACACAATCTTGCTCCATTCCTTTTGCAAGAACGGGATGTGGGATGACACAAGGGCAATGCTAGAGGAGATGTCAGCAAAGGGCTTGACTATTAATTCACACGGGTACAATGGAATGATATATGCGCTATGCAAAGATGGTAGGATGGATGAGGCAATGAGGATCATTCCAGAGATGAGGAGTCAAGGGTGCAAGCCTGATATTTGCACATACAATACAATAATTTATCACTTGTGCAACAATGAACAGATGGAGGAGGCAGAACATCTTTTTGATAACTTACTTGAAGAGGGTGTTGTTGCAAATGCAATTACTTACAATACACTCATTCATGCACTGCTGCATGACGGAAGGTGGCAGGATGCTGTGAGGCTTGCAAATGAAATGATACTTCATGGTTGCTCACTTGATGTTGCTAGTTACAATGGGCTGATAAAAGCCATGTGCAAAGATGGGAATGTTGATCGGAGCTTGGTGCTGCTTGAAGAAATGGCAGAAAAGGGTATTAAGCCAAATAATGTTTCATACAACATTCTGATTAGTGAGCTTTGTAAGGCGAGAAGGGTACGTGATGCTCTACAGATCTCAAAGGAGATGTTAAACCAAGGGCTTACTCCTGACATTGTCACTTACAATATGCTCATAAATGGTTTGTGCAAAATGGGATGGATGCATGCTGCTCTCAATCTCCTAGAGAAACTTCACAATGAAAATGTGCATCCTGATATTATTACATACAATATTCTCATTAGTTGGCACTGCAAAGCTAGATTACTTGACGATGCTGCTATGCTTCTAAACAGGGCAGTAGGTGGTGGAATAGCACCTAATGAGCGCACATGGAGCATTATGGTGCAAAATTTTGCCAGGAAGTCACTTAGCATTTTGGCTGATCAGGTTGAAGTGTACTAG